From Nitratidesulfovibrio vulgaris str. Hildenborough, a single genomic window includes:
- a CDS encoding phage tail tape measure protein translates to MEVFKVFATLSLVDMISGPLGSVSEGMELLGGKVSALGSRMGKLAVAMAPVALAAGVLLGTLGLAAREAIAFESAMADVAKVVNFESAGELKAMSATILDMSTRIPMAADGLAAIVAAAAQSGVARQDLTDFAEQAAKMGVAFDLTGDQAGKMMADWRAGMNLTLPRVYALADATNHLSNNMNATAPALGEVIQRVGAVGMAAGLSETQVAALGAAFLSAGASPEIASTALKKFTSTLVRGSALSKDAQAAFGALGFSVTQMAKDMQTDAQGTIFKVLQALADKPKELQMSLLTEMFGEEALGAIAPLLANMGNLSQAFDLVGDSAAYAGSMQGEFEARSRTTENALLLLGNKAKALMIVIGSYFLPVIGAVADALGGFVDMLRAAAQTAGGEFALKLVAGVSAAIVAATALSGALWLLSAAGPMLAAALAPLKAALLGLSWPMWAIIAVVGALYLAYKTNFAGIGDTLRRWWQTVSLVVRGVMAVFSTLTDGVGEIRGELATEIRAAGLEGLVASVGSVVYRVQAFFRGLWDGVSGVGDRLAVVFGPTLDRLGAVFGQLFTVLGGLGEAFFGVSAASDVSGWERFGNVIGSVVCGAVEILATAFTALLAPIEMAAGMLQFVLDLFNGVSLFDAGAKLLGTFVDGIMSMVSAPFEAAKKALDMVGKLLPHSDADEGPLSTLTASGMATLSTMGEGMTAAAPGLHDTLETALGDAVAPQIEAPATADVQPGRKTARAAQGRGVTITIGTLNLPGVTNAQDFVAQLQDFVAAYDGVPEGGLV, encoded by the coding sequence ATGGAAGTCTTCAAGGTCTTCGCCACACTCTCCCTCGTGGACATGATCTCCGGGCCGCTCGGCTCCGTCTCCGAGGGGATGGAACTGCTGGGCGGCAAGGTCTCGGCACTGGGCAGCCGCATGGGCAAGCTCGCCGTGGCCATGGCCCCGGTGGCCCTCGCTGCCGGGGTGCTGCTGGGCACACTGGGCCTTGCCGCGCGTGAGGCCATCGCCTTCGAGAGCGCCATGGCAGACGTGGCCAAGGTGGTGAACTTCGAGAGTGCGGGCGAGCTTAAGGCCATGTCTGCCACCATTCTCGACATGAGCACCCGTATCCCCATGGCGGCAGACGGTCTGGCCGCCATCGTCGCGGCAGCGGCGCAAAGCGGCGTGGCGCGGCAAGACCTTACGGACTTCGCGGAACAGGCGGCGAAGATGGGCGTCGCCTTCGACCTGACGGGTGATCAGGCTGGCAAGATGATGGCGGACTGGCGGGCAGGCATGAACCTGACGCTACCGCGCGTCTATGCGCTGGCCGACGCCACCAACCACCTCTCCAACAACATGAACGCCACGGCCCCCGCACTGGGTGAGGTCATCCAGCGCGTGGGCGCGGTGGGCATGGCGGCGGGCCTTTCAGAGACACAGGTGGCGGCCCTTGGCGCGGCCTTCCTCTCTGCCGGTGCATCGCCCGAGATCGCGTCCACGGCACTCAAGAAGTTCACGTCCACGCTGGTGCGTGGTTCTGCGCTCTCCAAAGACGCGCAGGCCGCCTTCGGGGCGCTGGGCTTCTCCGTAACGCAGATGGCCAAAGACATGCAGACCGACGCGCAAGGCACCATCTTCAAGGTGCTGCAAGCCTTGGCGGACAAGCCCAAGGAATTGCAGATGTCGCTGCTCACCGAGATGTTCGGAGAAGAGGCGCTGGGGGCCATCGCTCCGCTTCTGGCCAACATGGGCAATCTCTCGCAGGCGTTCGACCTCGTGGGTGACAGCGCGGCCTACGCAGGCAGCATGCAGGGCGAGTTCGAGGCGCGCAGCCGCACCACAGAGAACGCACTGCTCCTGCTCGGCAACAAGGCCAAGGCCCTGATGATCGTCATTGGCAGCTACTTCCTGCCTGTCATCGGAGCCGTCGCGGACGCCCTTGGGGGTTTCGTCGACATGTTACGGGCAGCCGCCCAGACCGCTGGCGGGGAGTTCGCCCTGAAGCTGGTGGCCGGGGTCTCTGCGGCCATCGTCGCGGCCACGGCCCTGTCGGGTGCGCTCTGGCTACTCTCTGCCGCCGGGCCGATGCTGGCTGCGGCCCTTGCCCCGCTCAAGGCGGCCCTGCTGGGACTCTCGTGGCCCATGTGGGCCATCATCGCCGTGGTGGGTGCGCTGTATCTCGCCTACAAAACAAACTTCGCAGGCATCGGCGATACGCTCCGCCGCTGGTGGCAGACCGTATCGCTGGTGGTGCGCGGTGTCATGGCCGTGTTCTCGACGCTCACCGACGGGGTGGGCGAGATCAGGGGCGAACTGGCCACAGAGATACGTGCCGCCGGGCTTGAAGGACTGGTGGCCTCGGTGGGCAGCGTCGTCTACCGGGTGCAGGCGTTCTTTCGCGGGCTATGGGACGGGGTCTCTGGTGTCGGCGACCGCCTCGCTGTCGTCTTCGGCCCCACGCTCGACCGCCTCGGGGCCGTGTTCGGGCAACTCTTCACGGTGCTGGGCGGCCTTGGCGAAGCGTTCTTCGGGGTGTCGGCAGCCTCGGACGTTTCCGGGTGGGAACGCTTCGGCAACGTCATCGGCTCGGTCGTATGCGGGGCAGTGGAGATCCTCGCCACGGCCTTCACGGCACTGCTGGCCCCCATCGAGATGGCTGCCGGTATGCTCCAGTTCGTGCTCGACCTGTTCAACGGCGTCTCGCTGTTCGATGCGGGGGCCAAGCTGCTGGGCACGTTCGTGGACGGCATCATGTCCATGGTCAGCGCACCGTTCGAGGCCGCCAAGAAGGCTCTGGACATGGTGGGCAAGCTCCTGCCCCACAGCGATGCCGACGAAGGGCCGCTCTCGACCCTCACGGCGTCGGGCATGGCCACGCTCTCGACCATGGGCGAAGGCATGACCGCAGCCGCGCCGGGCTTGCACGACACGCTGGAGACGGCGCTCGGTGATGCCGTCGCGCCGCAGATCGAAGCCCCGGCGACAGCCGACGTGCAGCCGGGCCGCAAGACCGCAAGGGCCGCACAGGGCCGGGGGGTGACCATCACCATCGGCACCCTGAACCTGCCCGGCGTCACCAACGCGCAAGACTTCGTGGCCCAGTTGCAGGACTTCGTTGCCGCATACGACGGCGTTCCCGAAGGGGGACTGGTATGA
- a CDS encoding DUF6848 family protein, protein MSTTPKHSDDDTSTPETGGYATFEHSWTDRWADTEVSVSYRFRRPTPTHIKRMQATAHRNPAQAARALILDVIHPDDRATFQSDAETYPGIVTTMSAALIKAVGLGDLGN, encoded by the coding sequence ATGTCCACCACCCCGAAGCATTCCGACGACGATACGTCCACCCCTGAAACCGGTGGCTATGCCACCTTCGAGCACAGCTGGACAGACCGCTGGGCCGATACAGAGGTGAGCGTCAGCTACCGTTTCCGGCGTCCCACCCCCACGCACATCAAGCGCATGCAGGCCACCGCCCACCGCAACCCGGCACAGGCGGCGCGCGCCCTCATCCTTGACGTCATCCACCCCGACGACAGGGCCACGTTCCAGAGCGACGCAGAGACCTACCCCGGCATCGTCACCACCATGAGTGCGGCCCTCATCAAGGCCGTGGGTCTCGGCGATCTGGGAAACTGA
- a CDS encoding ParA family protein, giving the protein MTVVYAFWNNKGGTGKTSLAFQTVARYAKHHHASKILIVDACPQANMSELLLGGLESGGSHNVLELHDLKGRKSLGGYFQLRLPNPYNVPRFDCDDFIINVSDYNEHMPTNIDLLCGDPILELQSNAINTLANNNIPGTNTWIKVIDWIRDFINACDGTYDTVFIDCNPSFSIYTQIALASSDRIILPVMADDSSRRAIQNALSLVYGLRIPSDIYATYMFKTKLETEHREIPKVHLVVKNRITQYMGSASAYDAVLSMIKNDVKEIRESNPDFFTFNNVDDGFVDIRDFQTTGVISFAKGIPFFKMTHGRKTLNGRKIAIRKEYLEKCQQEITVLAGKL; this is encoded by the coding sequence ATGACTGTTGTTTATGCTTTTTGGAATAACAAGGGAGGCACAGGTAAGACAAGCCTCGCATTTCAAACTGTTGCTCGTTACGCAAAACATCACCATGCATCGAAAATCCTGATTGTCGACGCATGTCCTCAAGCGAACATGTCTGAATTATTGCTAGGAGGACTTGAGAGTGGGGGAAGTCATAACGTACTTGAATTACACGATCTGAAAGGACGTAAATCTCTTGGAGGTTACTTTCAACTAAGACTTCCAAATCCATACAATGTCCCTCGCTTTGACTGTGATGATTTTATTATCAATGTTAGTGATTACAATGAACACATGCCCACAAATATAGACCTTCTTTGTGGTGATCCAATTCTCGAACTCCAATCTAACGCGATAAACACACTCGCGAACAATAATATTCCTGGCACAAATACATGGATAAAAGTTATCGATTGGATTCGAGATTTTATAAATGCTTGCGATGGTACATATGACACTGTTTTTATAGACTGTAATCCTTCTTTTTCCATATACACACAGATAGCCCTTGCTTCATCAGATAGAATTATTTTGCCAGTAATGGCAGACGACTCATCTCGCAGAGCAATACAAAATGCGCTTTCGCTTGTATATGGATTGAGAATACCTTCTGATATATATGCTACATACATGTTCAAAACAAAGCTTGAAACAGAACATAGGGAAATCCCCAAGGTACACCTTGTGGTCAAGAATAGAATAACACAGTATATGGGATCAGCGTCGGCCTATGATGCTGTTCTTTCCATGATTAAAAATGATGTTAAAGAAATAAGGGAATCAAACCCTGATTTCTTTACATTTAACAACGTCGATGACGGTTTCGTTGATATCCGAGATTTTCAAACAACAGGCGTTATCTCTTTCGCAAAGGGAATACCCTTTTTTAAGATGACTCACGGTCGAAAAACGTTAAACGGAAGGAAAATTGCGATAAGGAAAGAGTACCTTGAAAAATGCCAGCAGGAAATTACCGTGCTTGCAGGAAAGTTGTAA